In Quercus robur chromosome 10, dhQueRobu3.1, whole genome shotgun sequence, a genomic segment contains:
- the LOC126701782 gene encoding UDP-glycosyltransferase 83A1-like, with protein MGSQPHVLVIPFPAQGHVAPLMKLSHQIVDHGIKVTFVTTEFINARLTTKMPANSPIRLVSLPDGLEPGDDQIDTLKLINSFQETKSDHFKDLIEKINESTDDRIIYVIADVTVAWAFDVAEKMGIQSVAFWPAGPANLALIFHIPKLIEDGIIDTQGTPIKNDLIWLSKEIPAWKSSEFPWSFPGESWMQNIFFQYVFKMNHCVKLCKWLLCNSFYELDLLALNLIPGIIPIGPLLSGNQLENHIGSFWPEDSTCLSWLDKQPVGSVIYASFGSTSTFNQQQFDELALGLELIGLPFLWVIRSDIANEALSEFLDGIRLRIADSGKIVGWAPQEQVLAHPSTACFISHCGWNSTLEGINMGVPFLCWPYFADQFQNKSYICDFWKVGLGLNPDENGIITRREINIKIKTLIIDDGIKTNALKLKEMAKKSVTEGGSSFKNFESFIEQIKR; from the exons ATGGGTAGCCAACCACATGTGCTAGTCATACCATTTCCAGCACAGGGCCATGTTGCCCCACTTATGAAGTTGTCACACCAGATTGTTGATCATGGGATCAAGGTCACATTTGTTACCACTGAGTTCATAAATGCAAGATTAACAACTAAAATGCCAGCGAATAGCCCGATAAGGCTAGTTTCACTCCCGGATGGTCTAGAACCCGGGGATGATCAAATTGATACTCTTAAACTGATAAATAGTTTTCAAGAAACTAAGTCAGATCATTTCAAGGACTTGATTGAGAAAATTAACGAATCTACTGATGATCGGATCATTTATGTCATTGCTGATGTAACAGTTGCGTGGGCATTTGATGTTGCTGAGAAGATGGGAATTCAAAGTGTTGCATTTTGGCCTGCTGGACCAGCAAACTTGGCCCTTATATTCCATATCCCAAAGCTTATTGAGGATGGAATTATAGATACTCAAG GAACTCCAATAAAAAATGACTTGATTTGGCTGTCAAAGGAAATCCCTGCATGGAAAAGCTCAGAGTTTCCATGGAGCTTCCCAGGAGAATCATGgatgcaaaatattttttttcaatatgttTTCAAGATGAACCATTGTGTCAAACTATGCAAATGGCTTCTTTGCAACTCATTCTATGAACTTGACTTGTTGGCCTTAAATTTAATTCCTGGGATCATACCTATTGGTCCATTACTTTCGGGCAATCAATTGGAAAATCATATTGGAAGCTTTTGGCCGGAGGATTCAACTTGCCTAAGTTGGCTTGACAAACAACCTGTGGGTTCAGTTATTTATGCTTCCTTTGGCAGCACCTCAACCTTCAACCAACAACAATTTGATGAACTagcacttggacttgaactcatAGGCCTACCATTCTTGTGGGTTATTCGGTCAGATATCGCCAATGAAGCACTTTCTGAATTCTTGGATGGGATTAGATTGAGAATAGCTGATAGTGGAAAGATTGTTGGTTGGGCACCTCAAGAGCAGGTGCTAGCTCACCCTTCTACTGCATGTTTTATAAGTCATTGTGGATGGAATTCAACCTTGGAGGGTATAAACATGGGAGTCCCATTTCTATGTTGGCCTTACTTTGCAGATCAATTCCAAAATAAAAGTtacatatgtgatttttggaAGGTTGGTTTAGGGTTGAACCCAGACGAAAATGGGATTATCACAAGGCGAGAAATCAACATAAAGATAAAAACTTTGATCATTGATGATGGTATAAAAACAAATGCATTGAAGCTGAAGGAAATGGCTAAAAAGAGTGTTACTGAAGGTGGATCTTCTTTTAAGAACTTTGAAAGCTTTATTGAACAAATAAAGCgttaa
- the LOC126702457 gene encoding 40S ribosomal protein S19-3-like encodes MEAARTVKDVSPHEFVKAYAAHLKRSGHVELPEWTDLVKTATFKELAPYDPDWYYIRAASMARKIYLRGGLGVGAFRRIYGGSKRNGSRPPHFCKSSGAIARHILQQLQTMKIVEIDAKGGRKITSSGRRDLDQVAGRITLTH; translated from the exons atggagGCGGCGAGAACCGTAAAAGATGTGTCACCTCACGAGTTCGTCAAGGCCTATGCCGCTCACCTCAAACGCTCTGGCCAt GTTGAGCTGCCTGAATGGACTGATCTTGTTAAGACTGCAACATTTAAGGAACTTGCTCCATACGACCCAGATTGGTACTACATTAGAGCTG CTTCCATGGCAAGGAAGATCTACTTGAGGGGGGGTCTAGGTGTTGGTGCCTTCAGAAGGATCTATGGAGGAAGCAAGAGAAACGGCAGTCGCCCACCTCATTTCTGTAAAAGCAGTGGTGCTATTGCTCGTCACATACTTCAGCAATTGCAGACAATGAAAATTGTTGAAATTGATGCAAAGGG CGGAAGGAAAATCACATCCAGTGGCCGGCGAGATCTTGATCAAGTTGCTGGACGCATCACACTTACCCATTGA
- the LOC126704138 gene encoding RNA polymerase II C-terminal domain phosphatase-like 4, with product MVFPQDSSGLYSSSFSIMGVHDDTHKANLKAYGGMCMDCVNEAFRSKYLKTPEELLQHKFKDSLFRVQPWALMTKLRPFVHTFLKEASTMFELHMCTMGKRDYASKMVEFLDPEKVYFKSRVIAREDLVDSEEKSLDLVPRYKRMAIILDDNLHVWKHDQSNLILVQKYFYFNSKSAKSIASFSALNTDEDETTGVLATILEKLKLIHRLFFNPKSKGGLVHRDVRSILANLRVLQGCKLTFKGNFPPSLKPENSCLWLMAEELGAICSMDDVLTPFTHVVTCAATAEESQQAELDKTILVHPRWLHACYDACKRYPEKDFQVELKN from the exons ATGGTCTTCCCACAAGATTCATCAGGCTTGTATTCCAGTTCATTTAGTATCATGGGTGTTCATGATGATACACATAAAGCAAATCTTAAGGCTTATGGAGGAATGTGTATGGATTGTGTGAATGAAGCATTCAG ATCGAAATATCTGAAAACCCCTGAAGAACTTTTGCAACATAAGTTCAAGGATAGCCTATTCCGTGTGCAACCTTGGGCGTTGATGACCAAGTTGAGGCCTTTCGTTCACACTTTTCTGAAAGAAGCAAGTACCATGTTTGAATTGCATATGTGTACAATGGGTAAACGAGATTATGCATCAAAAATGGTTGAGTTTCTTGACCCTGAAAAAGTTTACTTCAAGTCCAGAGTTATTGCACGTGAAGATTTAGTTGACTCAGAAGAGAAGAGTCTTGATCTTGTGCCAAGGTACAAACGTATGGCTATTATTCTTGATGATAACCTGCATGTGTGGAAACATGATCAATCAAACTTGATTCTTGTTCagaaatatttttactttaattCAAAAAGTGCCAAGAGTATTGCATCTTTTTCTGCATTGAACACTGATGAAGATGAGACCACTGGCGTGCTCGCCACCATTCTTGAAAAACTTAAACTAATCCACAGActttttttcaacccaaaatccaAGGGTGGTCTTGTGCATAGAGATGTTAGATCGATACTTGCAAACCTTAGGGTACTCCAAGGATGTAAATTAACCTTCAAAGGTAATTTTCCCCCGAGTTTGAAGCCAGAAAATTCGTGTCTTTGGTTGATGGCAGAGGAGTTGGGAGCAATTTGTTCTATGGATGATGTTCTTACCCCCTTCACACATGTGGTCACTTGTGCTGCCACAGCAGAGGAGTCTCAGCAGGCAGAGCTGGACAAAACTATTTTGGTCCATCCAAGGTGGTTACATGCTTGCTACGATGCATGTAAAAGGTATCCTGAAAAAGATTTTCAGGTTGAGCTGAAAAACTAG